Proteins encoded in a region of the Elizabethkingia bruuniana genome:
- a CDS encoding helix-turn-helix domain-containing protein produces MDIKPKFEGLHIENYKAGNIADLSKKATKINKLLLCFVLEGELNLYISSKPYLIEKNSIIMIPPDTDLAHISESENISLSAFFISLDFISTYSFLEVLLTSEEIKFNPVIKTEIPSKNLIWSTVKLIRNYHSQTKEICTPESVQYLLYALLELVSKLYLPVIKSKSLLQTRSQDIIKNFFHLLEKHGHLERSALFYSDQLHLSAQYLSNIIKKETGKPIKQWISYMVIKHAKELLKTTPLSIKEVSNQLKFVDSSLFCRYFRRCTGITASSYRENYIIKSHKSNRKLG; encoded by the coding sequence ATGGATATTAAACCAAAATTTGAGGGATTACATATTGAAAATTACAAAGCCGGCAATATTGCCGACCTCAGTAAAAAGGCCACTAAAATCAACAAATTACTGCTTTGTTTTGTTCTGGAAGGTGAACTGAATCTCTACATCAGCTCAAAACCATATCTGATAGAAAAAAATTCAATTATAATGATACCTCCGGATACAGATCTTGCTCATATTTCAGAAAGTGAAAATATAAGTCTCTCTGCATTTTTCATATCACTTGATTTTATCAGTACTTATAGTTTTTTGGAAGTTTTGTTAACCAGTGAAGAAATAAAATTCAATCCTGTCATAAAAACAGAAATACCATCCAAAAATCTGATCTGGTCTACGGTAAAACTTATCAGAAATTATCACTCACAAACAAAAGAAATTTGCACACCAGAATCTGTGCAATATCTGCTATATGCTTTACTCGAGCTGGTTTCCAAACTATACCTGCCCGTAATAAAAAGTAAAAGCCTTCTACAAACCAGAAGTCAGGATATTATAAAAAACTTTTTCCATTTGCTTGAGAAACATGGACATCTGGAGAGAAGTGCATTATTTTACTCCGATCAGCTGCATCTTTCGGCTCAATACTTAAGCAACATTATAAAAAAAGAAACCGGAAAACCTATAAAGCAATGGATAAGTTATATGGTTATAAAGCATGCTAAAGAATTACTGAAGACTACACCCTTGTCCATCAAAGAAGTAAGCAACCAGTTAAAATTTGTGGATTCTTCTCTTTTTTGTCGCTATTTCAGACGCTGTACAGGTATTACCGCCAGCTCTTACAGAGAAAATTATATAATAAAATCGCACAAAAGTAACAGAAAGCTTGGGTAA
- a CDS encoding ribonucleotide-diphosphate reductase subunit beta, with the protein MGIFDKKVSYKPFDYPEVLQFIEAINKSYWVHSEVDFTADIQDFHSQLEPHEKNAVKNALLAIAQIEVSVKTFWGNLYNHLPKPELNGLGATFAECEFRHSEAYSRLLEVLGYNESFLDLIKVPVIKKRIDFLSSVLKHANSTTPKEYVSSLLLFSILIENVSLFSQFAIILSFTRFRGHLKNVSNIIAWTSVDEQVHANAGIFLINKIREEQPDLLTDSDIEDIYKLVDDSVMLEGEILDWIFEQGELTVFSKNDLLNFMKYRVDDSLKKINMAPRYNITSEQYKPMMWFEEEVFANAMDDFFAKRPVDYTKHDKSITAVDLF; encoded by the coding sequence ATGGGAATTTTTGACAAAAAAGTAAGTTATAAGCCTTTTGATTATCCTGAAGTACTTCAGTTTATTGAAGCCATTAATAAATCGTACTGGGTACATTCCGAAGTGGATTTTACGGCAGATATTCAGGATTTTCATTCTCAACTAGAGCCACATGAAAAAAATGCTGTAAAAAACGCACTTTTGGCAATTGCCCAAATCGAAGTTTCGGTGAAGACTTTTTGGGGAAATCTCTACAATCATCTTCCAAAGCCTGAACTAAACGGACTGGGAGCTACTTTTGCAGAATGTGAATTTCGCCATTCCGAAGCTTATTCCCGTTTGCTCGAAGTATTAGGTTATAATGAGAGCTTTCTGGATCTGATAAAAGTACCGGTAATAAAAAAACGGATTGATTTTTTGTCGAGTGTCCTGAAACATGCTAATTCTACAACACCTAAGGAATATGTTTCCTCGCTTCTTTTGTTTAGTATTCTGATCGAGAATGTATCACTCTTCTCACAGTTTGCTATTATTTTGTCTTTCACAAGGTTTAGAGGTCATCTGAAAAATGTTTCTAATATTATTGCATGGACATCTGTAGATGAGCAGGTACACGCAAATGCAGGAATATTCCTGATTAATAAAATACGGGAAGAACAACCTGATCTGTTAACCGATTCTGATATTGAAGATATCTATAAATTGGTAGACGATTCGGTAATGCTGGAGGGTGAAATTCTTGACTGGATTTTTGAGCAAGGCGAATTAACCGTCTTTTCAAAGAATGATTTGCTGAACTTTATGAAGTATAGAGTAGATGACAGTCTGAAAAAGATTAACATGGCACCAAGATATAATATTACTTCTGAACAATACAAACCAATGATGTGGTTTGAAGAAGAAGTATTTGCGAATGCTATGGACGATTTCTTTGCAAAAAGACCAGTGGACTATACCAAACATGATAAGAGTATTACCGCTGTCGATTTATTCTGA
- a CDS encoding MFS transporter has product MNVTESSRVKMPASCLLLFFAHGLVFSSWASRIPIVKKMLDIGEAELGALLLLMPIGQISTMILVGKLTSRYGSSRMIKNCFMLYPFILLLIGFADSYWQLMIVLFFFGVSGNLCNIAMNTQAIEVEKLTGRILMASYHGAWCFAGLVGALMGLLMVNIGVSTFYHFTLVFVIVGGLWWYCKRHLSNIPTAVGQSKQSVYKQANPTLIGLGIIGFLSMAIEGAMIDWSGVYLQTIVKAPEHQIMLGYASFVFMMTLGRFTGNYVLEKYGKRRILRLSGLLMSGGLLLSIIFPELWICIIAFMIIGLGSSLSVPSVYSTVGALNLTSPGIALSFVSSIAFLGFLAGPPLIGFIAEVFDLRYSYGLFACFGILLTFLTGQMKVFGTVRS; this is encoded by the coding sequence ATGAATGTTACTGAATCATCCCGGGTAAAAATGCCTGCTTCGTGCTTGCTTTTGTTCTTTGCGCATGGTCTTGTTTTTTCTTCCTGGGCCAGCAGAATACCTATTGTAAAAAAAATGCTTGATATAGGAGAAGCAGAGCTGGGGGCACTTCTTCTGTTAATGCCCATAGGGCAAATCTCTACAATGATTCTTGTAGGAAAACTTACAAGCCGATATGGCAGCAGCCGGATGATTAAAAATTGTTTCATGCTTTATCCTTTTATTCTGCTGCTAATAGGTTTTGCCGATTCTTATTGGCAATTGATGATTGTTTTGTTTTTCTTCGGTGTCTCCGGAAACCTGTGTAATATAGCAATGAATACACAGGCGATCGAGGTGGAAAAATTAACAGGCAGAATACTGATGGCTTCTTATCATGGTGCATGGTGTTTTGCAGGGCTTGTCGGAGCACTTATGGGGTTACTAATGGTTAATATTGGTGTGAGTACTTTTTATCATTTTACTCTGGTATTTGTTATTGTAGGCGGGTTATGGTGGTATTGTAAAAGACATTTGTCAAATATTCCGACGGCAGTTGGCCAATCTAAACAATCTGTTTATAAGCAGGCAAATCCGACGCTTATCGGATTAGGAATAATTGGCTTTCTGAGTATGGCTATTGAGGGGGCTATGATAGACTGGAGCGGAGTCTATCTTCAGACTATTGTAAAAGCTCCCGAGCACCAGATTATGCTGGGGTATGCAAGCTTTGTTTTTATGATGACGCTGGGGCGCTTTACAGGAAATTATGTGCTGGAAAAATATGGAAAAAGAAGAATACTGAGGCTTAGTGGTTTATTGATGAGCGGAGGGCTGCTTCTGAGCATTATTTTTCCTGAATTGTGGATATGTATTATTGCATTTATGATTATTGGTCTGGGAAGTTCCCTCAGTGTTCCTTCTGTTTATAGCACTGTCGGAGCATTGAATTTAACGAGCCCGGGTATTGCTTTGTCATTTGTTTCCAGTATTGCTTTTTTAGGATTTTTAGCAGGACCTCCGCTTATAGGTTTTATAGCAGAAGTATTTGATCTCAGGTATTCTTATGGACTTTTTGCCTGTTTCGGGATTTTACTCACATTTTTAACAGGACAAATGAAAGTTTTTGGAACGGTTCGGTCTTAG
- a CDS encoding winged helix-turn-helix transcriptional regulator, producing the protein MRTTSIIANKAINKESIYDRIIKGLTKIKKGSFRDIAEASGLSEQQVWKRLSELERMGMIEYTDEIRICKISGRSVGVWRLL; encoded by the coding sequence ATGAGAACAACTTCAATAATAGCAAATAAAGCAATAAATAAAGAAAGTATTTATGACAGAATAATTAAAGGGCTTACGAAAATAAAAAAAGGTTCCTTTAGAGATATTGCAGAGGCTTCGGGATTGAGTGAGCAACAAGTTTGGAAGAGGCTTTCGGAGCTAGAAAGAATGGGTATGATAGAATATACAGATGAAATAAGAATTTGTAAAATATCTGGTAGGTCAGTTGGGGTATGGCGGTTATTGTAA
- a CDS encoding helix-turn-helix domain-containing protein, translating into METLLIKKLQLLGKTQDEIAKDLNISQAYVSQIMSGKILKQRALKKITDFYGFDYYAILKDMEDAEARINTTSEFISSIELDNIVEKENSSINDAMKSLNAITKRRSNGNHNINEGKLLTNEDMVLVKVTKIDIGGQAGLQAAFFSDEYVDKNFPTELQQVPQEEAGNHYYEIRVRKDGFSMIHKLEPLDWTRSVEIPISQWNDENIFKKNKIYCLWHPIRGILFKNIINRSENIITLHSTNPDKDSYPDEKFHLGEFKKILLVKKIIKDA; encoded by the coding sequence ATGGAGACATTATTAATAAAAAAGCTTCAGTTACTCGGAAAAACGCAAGACGAAATAGCGAAAGACCTCAATATTAGTCAAGCTTATGTTTCTCAAATTATGTCAGGGAAAATTCTTAAACAAAGAGCTTTAAAAAAAATAACTGACTTTTATGGATTTGATTATTATGCAATATTAAAAGATATGGAAGATGCAGAAGCCAGAATAAATACTACCTCGGAATTTATTTCTTCTATAGAATTGGACAATATTGTTGAAAAAGAAAACTCCTCTATCAATGATGCAATGAAATCCCTCAATGCAATTACAAAACGAAGATCAAATGGCAACCACAATATAAACGAAGGAAAGCTATTGACAAATGAGGATATGGTATTAGTAAAAGTTACCAAAATAGATATTGGTGGACAAGCAGGTTTACAAGCCGCTTTTTTCTCGGATGAGTATGTTGATAAAAATTTCCCTACCGAACTTCAACAAGTTCCCCAAGAAGAGGCTGGAAATCACTATTACGAAATAAGAGTAAGAAAAGATGGATTTTCTATGATACATAAATTAGAACCCCTGGATTGGACTAGAAGCGTAGAAATTCCTATTTCACAGTGGAATGATGAAAATATATTCAAAAAAAATAAAATATATTGCCTTTGGCACCCAATAAGAGGTATTTTATTCAAAAATATAATTAATCGCTCTGAGAATATCATAACGTTACATTCAACTAATCCAGATAAAGATTCTTATCCAGATGAAAAATTCCACTTGGGGGAATTCAAAAAAATACTACTTGTAAAGAAAATAATAAAAGACGCGTAA